One window of the Camelina sativa cultivar DH55 chromosome 1, Cs, whole genome shotgun sequence genome contains the following:
- the LOC104704881 gene encoding RNA polymerase II C-terminal domain phosphatase-like 4, giving the protein MGELGRSIDSEMMNESSSSSASNCSHLFVGHGICLACKTKVSCVEGQPFGYLFPGLCLSREAVSVTKHLTTLISVYGHRKLHLVLDLDRTLIHSMKTTNLTKAEKYLIKEEKSGSRKDLRTYDGRLIIKLRPFVEEFLKEANKLFTMFAYTKGRSSYGHAVVRMIDPNKIYFGDRVITREESPGTKTLDLVLADERGIVIVDDKLDAWPHHQRNLLEVTKYFYFRNDHKYTKPSYAERKSDESRSKRVLMNLLKFLKQVHNGFFTCGLEDELDFKDVRCLIKGPFKPPGC; this is encoded by the exons ATGGG AGAGCTCGGAAGATCGATCGATTCAGAGATGATGAACGAGTCATCGTCTTCCTCTGCTAGTAATTGTAGTCATTTGTTTGTTGGTCACGGAATCTGCCTCGCCTGTAAAACAAAGGTGAGCTGTGTCGAAGGCCAACCATTCGGTTATCTCTTCCCCGGTTTATGTTTGAGCCGCGAAGCTGTATCTGTTACAAAGCATCTCACAACCCTAATCTCAGTTTACGGACATAGGAAGCTTCACTTAGTCCTTGACTTGGACCGCACGCTAATCCACTCCATGAAGACTACAAATCTTACTAAAGCAGAGAAGTATCTtatcaaagaagagaaatcagGTTCAAGGAAAGATCTGCGGACCTATGACGGTAGATTAATAATTAAGTTGCGACCTTTTGTTGAAGAGTTCCTTAAAGAAGCCAACAAGCTGTTTACTATGTTTGCTTACACAAAAGGCCGTTCGAGTTACGGTCACGCTGTTGTGAGGATGATTGATCCAAACAAAATCTATTTCGGGGATCGAGTGATAACTAGGGAAGAGAGTCCTGGCACGAAGACACTTGATCTTGTCTTAGCTGATGAACGTGGAATCGTTATTGTGGATGATAAGCTAGATGCTTGGCCTCATCATCAGAGAAACTTGTTGGAGGTCACAAAATACTTCTATTTCAGAAACGATCACAAATACACTAA ACCATCTTACGCAGAGAGGAAGAGTGACGAGAGTAGAAGCAAAAGAGTATTGATGAATCTTCTGAAATTCCTGAAGCAAGTTCATAATGGATTCTTTACCTGTGGGCTTGAAGATGAGTTAGATTTTAAGGACGTTAGGTGCTTGATTAAAGGTCCCTTTAAACCACCTGGATGCTaa
- the LOC104779993 gene encoding proton pump-interactor 2 — MGAQIILCDGFEVVPPPEMNDLIFFGSDQSVSNCDVSTVTTEEDGTVFSGDSSPGLAAEEEWPEAKHFSFYFVKQPVYDDPEIKSKIDEADQEIYRCNKLRINVSTAQKLERAELSSLFAQMEGLVPTSEGYRLVFETKKREFDTLQEALRNLRCSSRSDQLCFTKEELDHLVYIAHYQIEHGSIGLEDKDWVLKDVEKPDGIVLSEESLAQKEASINRVKSIAVELYEVKKELDAITWNISQLSDKMGKLQNNIRMLDLEMAQLLEKRDKSYARIKMLRIQRDKGNAAFFQSHAVMRKAKELAASGNVRDLEVFASSEVDKFMTHWNGDKAFRDDYVKRISLSLCERQLNRDGRIKDPEVQVVRGKQVLSKTMMMGGEKVYKASREDSSSNSSQDGNVITDKRKKETRKEAVDCSNRSSAEESDVIDLEFPVYEIPKKEEEDVDEETLKERKREEQLEKARLAMERKRKLQEKAAAKAAIRAQKDAEKKLKECEKKAKKKAAANSSSSPSESDQSREVINELEKVRTLTASGKEKHQKDRSLFPKQRSFRYKHRGRGTEALPKAILNRRKAHKYWVWGLSSAALACALFLVVLLLR, encoded by the exons ATGGGTGCGCAGATTATACTCTGTGATGGCTTCGAGGTGGTTCCTCCGCCGGAGATGAACGATTTGATTTTCTTCGGAAGCGACCAATCTGTGTCTAACTGCGATGTATCAACTGTCACCACCGAAGAAGACGGCACTGTTTTTTCCGGCGATAGTTCGCCGGGACTTGCGGCTGAAGAGGAATGGCCTGAAGCTAAGCATTTCTCTTTCTACTTTGTTAAACAACCGGTTTATGATGATCCTGAGATCAAATCTAAGATTGATGAAGCTGATCAGGAGATTTATCGCTGTAATAAGCTCCGTATCAATGTCTCCACTGCACAAAAACTCGAAAGG GCTGAGCTTTCGTCTTTGTTTGCTCAAATGGAGGGTTTGGTTCCTACATCAGAAGGATATAGATTGGTTTTTGAAACAAAGAAGAGGGAATTTGATACTCTACAGGAAGCTCTACGGAACCTTCGGTGTTCTAGTAGGAGTGATCAGCTTTGCTTTACAAAAGAGGAGCTCGATCATCTT GTATATATAGCTCATTATCAGATTGAACATGGTAGCATTGGTTTGGAAGATAAAGATTGGGTGCTTAAGGATGTTGAGAAGCCTGATGGGATAGTTCTAAGCGAGGAATCTCTTGCGCAGAAAGAAGCTTCTATTAACCGTGTCAAG TCAATAGCTGTGGAATTGTATGAAGTAAAGAAGGAGCTCGATGCGATTACATGGAATATTAGCCAGTTGTCTGACAAAATGGGGAAGCTTCAGAACAATATCAGGATGTTGGATTTAGAAATGGCACAACTACTTGAGAAGAGGGACAAATCGTATGCAAGGATTAAGATGCTGAGGATACAACGAGACAAAGGG aATGCTGCCTTTTTCCAGAGCCATGCTGTTATGAGGAAAGCTAAAGAATTGGCTGCTTCTGGAAATGTTAGAGATCTTGAAGTGTTTGCCAGCTCTGAG GTTGATAAATTCATGACTCATTGGAATGGTGACAAGGCTTTTAGGGATGATTACGTGAAAAGAATCTCTCTTTCACTCTGTGAAAGACAGCTGAACCGTGATGGCCGGATTAAAGATCCTGAAGTTCAGGTTGTTCGGGGAAAGCAAGTGCTGAGTAAGACTATGATGATGGGAGGCGAGAAGGTTTACAAGGCGAGTAGAGAAGACTCCAGCTCCAACTCGTCTCAAGATGGAAATGTAATTACTGACAAACGAAAGAAAGAAACGAGGAAAGAGGCTGTGGATTGCAGCAACAGGTCGAGTGCTGAGGAAAGCGATGTTATAGATTTGGAGTTCCCGGTGTATGAGATaccaaagaaggaagaagaagatgtcgatGAAGAAACGTTGAAggagaggaaaagagaagagcAGTTAGAGAAAGCTCGGTTAGCGATGGAAAGGAAGAGGAAGCTGCAAGAGAAAGCTGCTGCTAAAGCTGCTATAAGAGCTCAAAAGGATGCTGAGAAGAAACTCAAG GAGTGTGAgaagaaggcgaagaagaaagctgctgcaaattcttcttcttctccttcagaaTCAGACCAATCACGAGAAGTGATCAATGAGCTGGAAAAGGTTAGGACGTTAACAGCTTCAGGGAAAGAGAAGCACCAGAAGGATAGATCATTGTTTCCAAAGCAAAGAAGTTTCAGGTACAAACACCGCGGGAGAGGAACCGAAGCTCTCCCTAAGGCCATCCTAAACCGTAGAAAGGCTCATAAATATTGGGTTTGGGGACTTTCCTCTGCTGCACTTGCTTGCGCACTCTTTCTCGTGGTTTTACTTCTAAGGTAA